In the Hordeum vulgare subsp. vulgare chromosome 7H, MorexV3_pseudomolecules_assembly, whole genome shotgun sequence genome, one interval contains:
- the LOC123411386 gene encoding probable inactive nicotinamidase At3g16190, which produces MPSHLALLSCLLVLVLSLDKFLLHYLKRRWLSGGGGSIIPRIPTSPFRPHRPMAAAGKWSETAMLVIDMQKDFVDPAMGSPVLVAGGEAVVPAVAEAVAVARERGIFVVWVVREHDPSGRDVELFRRHLYSGGKGPTVKGLKGAELADGLFIKEGDYKLVKTRFSAFFATHLDSVLKTQGIKNLVIVGVQTPNCIRQTVYDAVELDYEKVMVLIDATAAARPDIHLANIRDMKTIGVETPTLEEWRR; this is translated from the exons ATGCCCTCGCATCTGGCGTTGCTGTCGTGCCTGCTGGTGCTGGTCCTCTCCCTCGACAAGTTCCTCCTCCACTACCTCAAGAGGCGCTGgctctccggcggcggcggcagcataATCCCCCGGATCCCGACCAGCCCCTTCAGGCCGCACCGACCCATGGCGGCCGCCGGCAAGTGGAGCGAGACGGCCATGCTCGTCATCGACATGCAG AAGGATTTCGTGGACCCGGCGATGGGCAGCCCGGTGCTGGTCGCCGGCGGCGAGGCCGTCGTCCCCGCCGTCGCTGAGGCCGTCGCCGTGGCGCGGGAGCGCGGCATCTTCGTCGTCTGG GTTGTCAGAGAGCATGACCCTTCTGGAAGAGATGTTGAACTTTTTCGCAGACACTTGTACTCTGGAGGAAAGGGTCCAACAGTGAAAGGTTTGAAAGGTGCAGAGCTGGCTGATGGGCTTTTTATCAAAGAAGGCGACTACAAGTTAGTGAAGACAAGATTTAGTGCTTTCTTTGCGACACACCTTGATTCCGTTCTTAAGACACAAGGAATAAAGAACTTGGTAATTGTTG GTGTCCAAACTCCAAATTGCATCCGGCAGACTGTCTACGATGCTGTGGAATTGGACTATGAGAAAGTTATGGTCCTTATTGATGCAACAGCTGCTGCTAGGCCAGATATCCATTTGG CAAATATCAGAGATATGAAGACCATCGGCGTGGAAACACCAACCTTGGAAGAGTGGCGCCGTTAA